Genomic segment of Panicum virgatum strain AP13 chromosome 9N, P.virgatum_v5, whole genome shotgun sequence:
ccaaaacatgcgtGCCTGACATCACATATGCGAGGTGGCGCCAACactcttctttttcctctcgACCTCATGATAGTGATGGCTGCCAAGTTAGGGGAGGAGGGTTGTCGAGGTCCGAGGGTGGGAGGTCGGGGAAGCAGCCACTGGGTGGTGGAGGGTGACAGCGGAGCTTTAGGGTTTTGGGTTGCTGTAGGTGGGGGCAGCTCTATGACCTCAGGCTATGGAAGAGGAGGGGGCCAGGGGCGGCGAcggtccagcggcggcggcgactgttCAACCGACAGCGGAGGCAAAGCAGTCCGAAAGCGCCATCGACCGGTTAGGGTTGGACAATTGGTGGATGGTGACCGGTGGTGAGGGTGAGAAAGAAGGGAAGAGAAAGGAGAAAGGTGACGATAGGTGGTTCGTGGGCGGTACGACGAGAGCTGCCGGCCGAGGAAGAGGATAAGAGATGGGGGGACAGAGGACGGCCGCACAAAAAAGTTTTGAGGGATAGCTTCATCTAATCTCATCGCACAGTGCGATGAATAGACGCCCTGCGACATGTGTTCGCCAAAAAAATGATTCCAGAGAGAAACCACCTCTTTTCAGGTCCGGTGCAAGGACAGAAGTAGAGCCGCGACTCGCGCCGGTTCCGGTTCCACCGCGAGTCCCACCCagggtttacaaatccgaccggtccggtcaaactgctgccctccggtagcggtttaccggaccggtttgaccgaaaACCGGTAGAAAcctgttgaattcaaatccaaattcaaaatcgcatgtgcaaccggttccgaccggtataccgaccggtttgaccggtttaccggccggtatgaccgatttgagaattttttatttttttgaattcaaattttaattttgaattggggccggtagaccggtttgactggtttaccggccggtattaccggtttgggaatttttatttttttaaatttaaatttaaattttgaattggggCCGGTTTGAAAACCGGCCCAAACCGTAACCGggtcggaccggtttgaccggtaactaGTCAAACCGATTCCCACCGGTTTCGTTAACCCTGGTCACACCAAGTCAACCAGACCGAGCCCAGGTCCAGCGGCCCCCCGGCCCGCCCGCCCacgctcctccctcccctcttctCCCACCGCGCCGGTGAAAAGTGAAAGTGAAAACCCCAGTACAGTAAACCGCAGCACCCACGGTCCCTCCCACGCAATGACGCAACCACACTGTacgaagaaaagaaaatgatttGACGGATTAATCTTCCTCCCCTCCGTCCCCGTCTTTCCCCCCCGAGCCTAGCCGACGCGACGCCACCGTCACGCCGCACCACCAACCTATCCCCCTCCACCGCGTCACGCGCGTGCCCTCCCTCCCTCAGATCGGCGGCGAGCCCGGGGCCCGAccagcgggggaggaggagctcgacccGGGGTGCGGCCATGGCGAAGTCGAGCGCGGACGACGCGGAGCtgcggcgcgcgtgcgcggccgccgtggcggcgtcgggcgcgcgcggcgaggaggtcACCTTCTCCATCCGCGTCGCCAAGGGCCGCGGCATCTTCGAGAAGCTCGGCAGGCTCGCCAAGCCCCGCGTCCTCGCGCTCACCGGTCGGTGCCCCGCCCCTTTCCTGCTTCTGTTTCTGCTTCGTTTCGGCTGCTGCGCTGCGCTGTGCCCGAGCACTGAATCGGTAGCTTGGAGCGGATTAGGTGGCTCGGAGAGGATTTTGCGGAGCTGGTGTTATGCTGCTTCATCTCCTCCTTTTGCGGCTCTTGCTTGCCCAGACGGTCGTGATCTGGAGCAGCTTGGAACCCACCAGTCGGCCAGGGGCTACTCTGGATCGTTATGCTTTGTGCACTTATCGCTGGCTTGACGAGATCCGTTTTGCTTAACTGATGCTACTAGCTCTAAATCACGAAATTCGCTAGATTTTTTTACTTGTGCCACCGACATTCCAAACATCCCACTGCACACTAGAACAAGCAATTGTCGTATAAATTGAGCTGATTGCTCCTGCTACTGGAATCGGAAGTAGCCTACATTTAGACTTTGCATCCACTCTGCATAGTTGAAGTGCACAGAACTTTCCTATTAGCTGTCGCAATTCAAAGCTCCAGACCAGgaaaatgcaaatgagagaACACAAACCTTGTACGTTGGCCGACTGCAACAACTAAGGGGCAGAAAAGAGGACCAATCGCTACCTGACGAAGCTGATTGGATGATGTGCTGGCGCTGCTTGATATGCCCTTGCGAACTGAGGTTAGCTGGAGCTGCCAAAGACCAAAGTTGGCTAGAGGTGATGACGTACTGTCCCCGTTACATACTGAGATTGATGGCGTTATGAGACAGCCTAGCATAACCTGCTAAAAGGGAAATGTGGTGTGAGGCAATTATGTTTTGTTCCCTGGAAGTGGATTAATGACCTGGTAGCTTCCCAATCCAAGATCGAGACATAATCTCTTTGTCTCATCACATAGTTTTTGTAATGCTGGCTGCTTCCATCTGGACTTTGTCGTATCCAAGCCAACACAGCCATTGCTGAACAGGTCATAATATAACTGCCGTAGCTTTGTTGTTGTTTCAAACATATTCTTTGTGGGTATGAGCAGAAAGTGGTCGCTTTGAGGATTGCAAGaacactgattttttttttcaaatagatGGAGTCTGACAATGTAGAGCGAGTTTGCTCCGGAAGATAATCCCTTAATTTACCGCAGTCATTTCATCTGCCCAAAAAATGACCTTGTTTACTTTGGATTTATTAGCCGCGGCCTGTAGAGATTCGCTAATATTTCTGTTTGGTAGCTAATTGTTTCAGAAAGCGCTAGGCGCTAGGTAGGCAGTCAAGGTGTAGCGCCTAGGCATGCGTAGGCGATTGTATCTTCTTAATGGCTAGGGTAATGTCATGTTATGTGGAGATTTTGGCATATCAAAATAGAGAATTTAACATTATAAGCCACACATGAGTTCTATGACTGTATTTCATCATCTACCATCTTTATTTCTCCCACATTCATATACAAATCAAATGCTCTAGATGAAAAAAAATGCCTAGACAAAATGCCTAGGTGCTTCACCTAGTGCCTAGGTGGAGCTAGTTTTTTCCTTTTGAAACACAAGCTATATCTTGGGCGGCATATGATTAGTAtctaaaaataaatatatgcCGTTATATGCTTGAAACATAATGTAGTAAATGTGTTAATATAAAAGATATATGCTTGCAGCATCTGCTGAACAATTTTAACTTTTGTGCAGTTAAACAATCTTCAAGAGGTGAGGCAAACAAAGCTTTCCTCCGAGTATTAAAGTATTCATCTGGGGCAGTGCTTGAGGTTTGTTTTCTGTATTGACAATCTTGCTAGCTAATAGCTGTCCAGTACATGACAGGAATAGGTTATCTTGTTCATCAGTGCCTTAACGTTGCATTAGGGTATATATGCTGTTGTTGAAAGATGGGACACTGTTTGGTCATTGTGTATTTTTCATTGCATGCATGATTAAATAACTGGTCTTTCTTCTGTTGTTTCCATCACTCATGATATGAACGCATGAATATTACTTTCAGCTGGGTTATGTATTGTAATACCCCTGCATCAATAAAAAGAATGTACTAGGCTTTTTTTCCCTGGTGAAGGTTACTGCTTAGTCTGCTTCTAGATACTAAACCTCTCATTTTTCATTTCAGCCAGCCAAACTTTACAAGCTGAAACATCTAACAAAGGTTGAGGTTATTTCCAGTGATCCCAGTGGTTGCACATTTGTTCTGGTATGTACTATTGTACTTTACTCTCTTTCGCACTGCTTGTGGTTTATTTGAAGAAACCATTGGTTGTAACCATTGCTAACTCTTTATGCCTGGACTGCAGGGATTTGATAATCTTAGGAGTCAAAGTGTAGCGCCGCCACAATGGACAATGCGTAATATTGATGACAGGTTGTTGCCTAGAATGTTTGCTCTGTGGTAGACTCTGCTATACTGCTATTTTTATCCATATTCTTTTGTTCTCTCTTCTTTACCTGTCATTCTTTGCTATATGTTTTGCAGAAATCGTCTGCTTTTTTGTATCCTGAACATGTGCAAGGAGATACTTAGTTATCTTCCAAAAGTTGTTGGAATTGATATTGTGGAGCTAGCTCTTTGGGCAAAGGTGCATATTAAAACCTATTTCCATCCATTGGGAGTGGTGTTTGTTTGTACCTGATCTCTCTTTCAATGCTTTCTAATATATAGGAGTAGGGTACTGATATTATCCTTTAGTGATTTGATAAAACTAATTTAACCCCAACTGTTTATCTATAACACTTTAAGATTAAGTTTAGCTTCTACAAGCTAGTTTGTACAtctttaattatttttattgattGGGACATCTGGTGAAAactaaaatgttgaaattttCAAGATAAATTTGGTTTATCTTCTGGAAGCTTGAGATCGTACATCTTTGAAATTGCATTTATTGTATGTTATGTAAATAAATAATAGGAATCACTGATCCAAGTTACGTTTGAAGACTGTATATATCCAAGTCCAACAGAATTTTGCAGCTGGTGGAATATAAgttaaagaaaatgaagaagaTATAAAGTTAATGTTTGACCTTTGCAAATCATATAACACTCTAACATAAGATAAGGAACGAGACTATTCAGGACAACCTTCTTATTTCTGTAATGCATAACTCTACATAATGATGGTTTTCTTTCATATGTTCCATTCATGTCTTGCTGTGATGCTGtcttgatttttctaatgaaccCTTTTCAGGAAAACACATTGACCATAGATAATCAAGTGAGCACCCAAGATGGACAAGAGACATCAGCTGTTACTCAAACGGAGAGGAAAGTAACAGTAACCGTTGAAAATGATCTCGTGTCCCAAGctaaggaggaagaagaagacatgGAGGCACTTCTTGACACGTTAGTACATGCATCTTATATGTAGATTTACCCCAGATTATTGCAAATATTAGTCACTAAAACTACAGACATCAGCTTTTTATTGTTTATTCATTCTTTTAGCAGGAACCAGTAGCATTCTAGTAATTAAATCTACAGTTTTTGAAGTTTGCATCTACTATTTTTTTAGAATACAAATAGGTCATCCCTAGTTCCATTGAAGCGGAACTATGATTTTGTCTGTGTTTACCATGTTACACCAGTGGAAACATAAGGGTATTTAGTAGTTCATACTGGCCCATGCCCCCATCAACTCGTCCTCATGGTCTACAACCTCGATAACTTCCACTGTACCATTGTGCACACAAGAAATACCAGACTAATAGAAAATATCGCGCTTCAACAACCCGTCTGCCCTTCCAATCTTCCCATGCATGATTAGTCTGCATATCACTTGCTTTCAACCTTACTACTGCTGAAATGATTATGGTGGCACTACAATCTTACTAGTGTAAATAATGCAGGTATGTTATGGGTATAGGTGAGGCAGATGCATTCTCTGAGAGATTGAAGCAGGAGCTTGTGGCTCTGGAAGCAGCAAATGTGTATCAATTACTGGAAAGTGAGCCTTTAATAGAGGAGGTATTGCTTCTGTGTTTCTTTGTGATATATTGTTaaatttttcttcactaataatGATATACTACAGCATCCGATTGCCATTCTGCCTCACACTTTTATGCTAGATTGATAATTGTTAATGTTTTTGGTATGGAAGTTTATTTCATTGACTGATCTAGTAGCTTGAATCTTCAGGTCTTGCAGGGTCTGGATGCTGCTAGTGCCACTGTAGATGATATGGATGAGTGGCTACGGATTTTCAACCTGAAGCTCAGGCATATGAGAGAAGATATTGCATCGGTATGCTTGGGAGTTCCGTCAATTGATGCATGTTTACTCGAATTACTTGTTAGAAGCATAGCTATGAAAAGTTGAAAACCAGAGAAACTACTCAGTTTGAACCCGAAAAGAATGGATCAGGGTTTATCGATTAGGTGCAGGAACTTAAGAAGTATACTGATAAGGGAAAATATGTGGAAAATAGATATGAAAATATTCCTCTGCGTCTCCAGGGATCAAACACATTACCTTCCCTTCAAAACTCAAGGACCTCACAGCTAAGTATATCAAGGCTCATCTATATTGTAGGCCATGAGGACTCTATATATGTCTTATCCCTAATGGACAGTATTATCACTCTAAAATAACCAAGGTTAGTAACGTGGAATGAGAGCAaggattagggttagggttagactAATCTACCACCcaagattcattttttttccaccTTGGAtttcctctgctgctgcctgctttTGCGGCTCGCGCCCGTCTTTGGGCTGTGCAGGGGCAGCCTGTCCCTTCTCCCCCCATCTCATCTCTTCAGCCTCTGCCATTGACCGCTGCTGTCATGGCTCTGTCCTTGTCGCTGCCCGTTGCGGCTTCGTCGTCCGCGTGGAGCTGCAGCCATCCTTTGCGGCTGCTGCCCATCtatcacgccgccgcccgtcgcatATTTATGCTATACTGTGTTGGACTGCAGTTATCCTATGGTAGCATGCTGTTTATTTGAGTCACACATGCATTCAGAATTCCAGCCCCTCTAGTCTGACCCTTTTAACAACATCTAGCTGGATGTAACACTCACTTTGAACCTGAAGATCTTGAACTCATACTTCCTAGTTATAATCATTTTCAGAATTTTGGTAGGATTCTACCTTTGCCCTTGTCCTGGTCTCCTGGATTTGCCATTCTGAAATAAAAATCTCATTTGCTTTTGGGATCCTGGTGTGGTCAATTGTtactgttagagtatattaggcaactccagatatggtagtttaggattgatgtaatcccgtgatagccttccttatctctaggtgAGGTGCCTTGTCCTCCAAgccttgtactcctatatataccgcccaaggggctcattgcaatacaatcgaccacattatacgcatcctacctttCCTACATGGCATCAGACACCTAGGTTTTAGATCCTGACCTAGCCGCCACCGCTTCCgctgccgtcgcgccgcccccggggagatcgatctccgccgggggAAGCGCCCTCCTAGGATGTGCCGCGGATCCCTCTGATCcgcgccgccatcgtcgtccaCAAGCAGCAGGAGGGCTGACCTCTACCGTCGTCGTGGCCGTGTCGCTCGTCGTCATAGCCATGGCTCCGCCTtgggctgccgccgcctctgcgtCGTCGTCCCCGGCCCCGCTCATGGCTTCCCCGCCACTTCCGTGCCTCAGGCCAGCTCTCcttcccagcgccgccgccgccgcacgacaGCGCTCGTGCGCGGCTGCCGAGGGGGCAGAGCCCCTCCTAGTGCCGCCGCACGGCCTACGtaccgcgcgcgtgcgcggctgGAGGGGAGGAGCCAAGACCGCGCCGTCGGGAGGACGGGCCGCAGCATCGCCGGTCGACGTCGCTGTCGGGCCGCCGCGTCGTGGGCTCCGCCCCACCGCCCTTCCCTCGCCGGCTACCTCCCCTGCAccatcggccgccgcccttcctcccccagcgccgcctctgcttctcGAGAAGACGTGGTTGCGGGGGCGGATCTTGGCCTGACGAGCGGAGAACCGCTCGGGTTTTCCAATCTCCTCTGTTTTCTCTGTCCTGTGTTGACCACGTGGGGAAGAGACAAGGAGGAGAGGAATTCGCTACGGCACCCGAGATTGTACCCGGAGGTCAccttgctgctgctgtgtgATTTTTTAGCTTTTTCCCGATTCGCTATCGGGTTTGCGTCGCCCTGCTGTTCGTCGCCGTTCATCGTCGACCCTCCCGAAGGACGAGGTTGTTGCTGCGCCTTCCAGGCTGCAGCGACGACGttcgtgatcaagccaccctaccggtaccgtcgccttttcaggcggtggcgccactcgccgccggtcttcgtcaagcaggcGCTCAATCCGCCTCCGTGCCTCCAGCCGTTTTCGCACGGACATCGCCgccgatgttcctgaaggaagacgtcgtcgccacccttgatctgagcgcgacacttgctgcaacctgcgccgtcgccacccctgtcctgagcgtgacctaagtcgcaaaccGCGCCGTCTACCTTCGTCATCCGCCACACCGTCCTGCTGCtgtcttcggcaagaagctgctgagcttgtgtactcgagcacctcgacgacgcttcgactcgcgccccctccacggcttcgaccacgtccacctcgacttcggctactacggcactaaagggctatcatctgcatgagtctccagtcaaagctttcgcaccgacgttccgactgcaggggggatacgtctccattgttctccagtctgaccgttcgtgttgctaccgctacgactgcggggggatgttagagtatattaggcaactccagatatggtagtttaggattgatgtaatcccgtgatagccttccttatctctaggtgaggtgccttgccctccaagccttgtactcctatatataccgcccaaggggctcattgcaatacaatcgaccacattatacccATCCTACTTTCCTACAGTTACCAGAAGAAACAAATTCTTCTAGATGCTGATAAGAAAGAACTTAACAGAGTCGTATGCGATGTTATTTTGCAGATTGAATCACGTAACAATGGCTTGGAGATGCAGTCTGTAAATAACAAAGCACTTATGGAAGAGCTAGATAAATTGCTCGAACGTCTACGGATTCCACAGGAGGTATGGTGTAGAGAAGAATAATGTTCATCTCCCTAAATTTTATCTgtaatatttgtttttttttgtttatatcCAATGCAGTTTGCAGCATCGCTAACTGGAGGCTCATTTGAAGAGTCAAGGATGCTGAAAAATGTTGAGGCATGTGAATGGTTGACAGGGGCCATCCGCAGCCTTGAAGTTCCAAATTTGGACCCATGCTATGTCAACATGCGCGCTGTAAGCTATCTCCATCATTCTCATTTTCCACTATTAGTTTACATTGACTAGTGCCAGGTCACATGCATGGAATTGATTGTGTTAAGCTGCTAACATTAGAGAGCTATTCACATTAGAGTTGTAGCACTGTGAACATTGATAAAATCTTCGTTGTAAAGGCATTTACATGTATTGGTTAACAAACAAGTTTGCAGAGCTTCTATCGTAAAATTTTGGATTTCATAGAGCCAATAATGTGTATCACTGTTTCCTTAAGAAACCCTATTTAAGTTTTCCTTTGTGAAAGTTAATGTCGAAATCTGTGCGTCTCTGGTAAAATACTTTATTGTAAAAAATTCTTTCAGGTTAGAGAGAAAAAGGCAGAACTGGAGAAACTGAAAACAACTTTTGTTCGACGAGCATCAGAGTTTTTGCGGAACTACTTCTCCAGCTTGGTAGACTTCATGATAAGTGACAAAAGCTACTTTTCTCAGGTTTCTTCATAGCTTCCTTTTCaaagtaattttttttatatagtgAGATGACTTACAGAGTTCACTTTGAACTGAAAGTAGCGAGGACAATTGAAGCGGCCTGATCATGCTGACCTTAGGTACAAGTGCAGGACATACGCCCGGCTTCTGCAGCACTTAAAGGTAATAATTGCCCTGCCTCATACTACATATTTTACTCCAGTGCCATATTTACCATTTCTTGCTGCTCATTTACGGCAGGGTCTGGACAAGAGCTGCTTAGGCCCCTTAAGAAAGGCATACTGTCATTCCcttaatttactactacgtcgAGAGGTCAGATATGGATAGTGAATGCTTTTTCTTTGATAGCCGTACCACTTCACTTCATGCTCATCTATTTCAGATGTGTTCATTGTTTTCATCTCACATATAAAAACTCATAATTTCTTTTGTTTCGAGTCTTTTGTTAAAGGCTACTGTTGTTTTACAATCCATGTGTCTTCTTTATTCCATTTTAAAGGATTCACAATTTTAGAGTTTACCTTCTTTAATTTGATTCAGGCACGTGAATTTGCCAATGAACTTCGTGCAAGTACAAAAGCACCCAAGAATCCTGCTGTGTGGCTTGAAGGTTCTAATGGCTCTGGTCACAATGGAAGCAGTGCTGATACTTCAACAGTATCGGATGCATACTCAAGGATGCTCACAATATTTATCCCACTTCTTGTGGATGAGgttactctctttttttttcactaaGTGCAGCTCCATGACTATCTGTTTCACTTGATAGACAAATTAATAGCTGTTACATTTACAGAGTTCCTTTTTTGCACATTTTATGTGCTTTGAAGTACCTGCACTTGTTCCAGCTGGTTCTCCTAATGTTAATAAGAGCAAATCTGGAGGAAATGACGCAGATGATGACCTGGGTCTTATGGATCCAGATGGCAATGATCTTAAACCTGGTACCTTTTCTTGTAATGACAAATTTGCATTTTATGGTGTAATGCTAATGCTCCGTTTCTTATGTGATAACCCTTCATGCACGTCATGTATGTAACGTTATTGCGCCGTTTCTATTGTGTGATTATCCTATCTCCAGATAGTACATCTGCTGAGCTGGGTACATTGAACGAAGCTCTTCAAGAACTACTTGATGGAATCCAGGTAAATTTCATGTTACAAAACACTGCAACCCTCACTCTTACACCCTGGTGGAAAGAAGGGGAAAAAACTTTTTTGATGAGGCAAAATGAAGTACTTTGTAGATTGGGCTTCCACAGCTAGATTGTAGTATTGCTGCTTCCTTCAAATGATGGTGAAATGTTTTATCGCTTCTATTACAGGAAGACTTCTATGCAGTTGTAGATTGGGCATACAAAATTGACCCCTTGCGCTGCATCTCCATGCATGGGATCACAGAGCGCTACCTTTCTGGGCAGAAAGCTGATGCTGCAGGATTTGTTCGCAAACTACTTGATGACTTGGAATCAAGAATATCAGTACAGTTCAGTCGGGTTAGTTCCCTCGCTGATCCAATACCGCTCTAACTGTTCAATACAGGCTGTCTTTCTGTCCACTGCTTGTTTTTGTTTATgcatttcttctctcttttcagTTTATTGATGAAGCATGCCATCAAATTGAGCGTAATGAAAGAAATGTTCGTCAAACCGGCATTCTAGCCTACATTCCAAggtaatatactctaacaataACACCCCTTCCTGTCTTTTTATAAGGCATATTAGGAGTTGAAAAAGTCTTAAGAAGTGTACTTTGAGTGTTTGAACATCAATTTCTCTTACAACATACAATCAGTGCCGTAGTCTATTGATATAACTTACGTAAACTAAGCATGCATATAATTTGAGTAATTGTTGGTCAAAATTCATGAAGTTTGATATTTTCAAATCCTGATACACACTATAAACACAGAGGGAGTAGTTGTTTATATTTCGATACAGAAATGCTGATAAAACATTCCATGTGTGCGGTCTCCCCTTTTGTTTGTGTTACTAAATGCTAGTTTTGTATGATTatttattaaatattaattCAGTTGCACTTAGACTGatagaaaattctaaatattTTGGATTTAGAAAAGATACAGAATAGCACATATTCTTCATATGAACATAGTACATGTTGGAAATTGGCAAAAGCCCTGTTTAAATGTGGTAAAACATAGCCTTTAACCCTATACTATTGCATTCTCTGTGTAAACAACAGCAAATGAAATCAACATGACGCAATAGGTTCTCACATATGTTTTGCCTAAGCAGTAGCACAGCTCTTACCCAAAAATATGAAAACTGGCAATAGGTAACTGGCCTCCAGTGTTCTCATTCTTGGAAGTGGTGATTATATGATAAAATTATGCTAAAAGATAACAAGATCAAATATGCTTATTGATGGGTATATGCGACAAGTGTTCGACCATCATTGAAGATCTGCAACAGTGGTCTATGGCTGGGGCTAGAGGAGTTTCTTACCTCCTCGCCCTGGCGCTGGCGCCTAGGGCCAGTTACTGGTTGGTCTAGTCCTGGTCCTCTTATTCTTTTGGGAGAGAGAGTCTGTGTGTTTGTATCTTAGGGGGTTACAACCCCTATGTATCTGTAGcttccccccttttttttccttcttaatATAGTGATGCGCAGTTCTCCTGCCCCTTCAGCTCAAAAAAATGTTTGTCTTGAGAATCCCTTCAGAAGTAGTAAACATAAACCAAGATCTTACTGTTATGTGTTTCATTTTCAGATTCGCTGTCCTTGCATCACGGATGGAACAGTATATTCAAGGGCAGTCCAGAGATTTAATTGATAAAGCATACACAAAGCTAGTGAGTTTCATTGCTTTCCAATCTTGCACTTCTTTACATTTGTGATATTACATTGCAAAATTGGGTCATGAATTTCAAATTAGTACTGCATATGGCATATACTATGCTGTGGGCTGTTGAGTAATGTTTACTTGCCGATCAACACTTGAATTCATAGTTTTAAATGTGCCCACTGAATGGTGTCTTTAGTGAAAAGATCACCCTCTGAAAATATACACACAGTTTTTACATCTTCCTTTGCACGAAGTGGTGTATAATAGTTTttagatcctaaactcatgGGAATGGTGAGGTGTAATTTAGAGATTACATGGCATAATATGTTGCTAAGTTAATTTAGAGTAAAATGTAAAGGATTTATTCCTATGATTTTGCTTTGACGCAAGATTTctattttatctttttatctGTATTTGCTTACATTATTTTGTAATTTGAGTACTTCAATTTTCACGATTTGACTAAGGTGCTTTGGTATTATGGAATAGGTTAGCACAATGTTTGCAACTTTGGAGAAAATTGCACAGAGTGATCCTAAAACTGCAGATATTGTGCTGATAGAGAATTATGCTGCTTTCCAGAACAGGTTATGATTCTTCATCTTTCTCCAACCTGGGCTCATTCTTATGATTGAGCATCTAATATTTCACTTATATGCATGCTCGCCTTGGTGCGTCTACAAAACTAACAATATATTATTGTTTGATGCAGTCTTTATGACTTGGCTAATGTTGTGCCAACGCTTGCAAAATTCTACCATCAAGCCAGTGAATCATACGAACTAGCTTGCACTCGCCATATCAGCTCCCTCATTTACCTTGTATGTAAATCTACTCAAAAGTCTACTTGCTGTGGGTATAATGTATTTGCCCCTGACAAATGTAAGATTATCTTTTGGACCTTTTGGCAGCAATTTGAGAGATTGT
This window contains:
- the LOC120689087 gene encoding exocyst complex component SEC3A-like, translated to MAKSSADDAELRRACAAAVAASGARGEEVTFSIRVAKGRGIFEKLGRLAKPRVLALTVKQSSRGEANKAFLRVLKYSSGAVLEPAKLYKLKHLTKVEVISSDPSGCTFVLGFDNLRSQSVAPPQWTMRNIDDRNRLLFCILNMCKEILSYLPKVVGIDIVELALWAKENTLTIDNQVSTQDGQETSAVTQTERKVTVTVENDLVSQAKEEEEDMEALLDTYVMGIGEADAFSERLKQELVALEAANVYQLLESEPLIEEVLQGLDAASATVDDMDEWLRIFNLKLRHMREDIASIESRNNGLEMQSVNNKALMEELDKLLERLRIPQEFAASLTGGSFEESRMLKNVEACEWLTGAIRSLEVPNLDPCYVNMRAVREKKAELEKLKTTFVRRASEFLRNYFSSLVDFMISDKSYFSQRGQLKRPDHADLRYKCRTYARLLQHLKGLDKSCLGPLRKAYCHSLNLLLRREAREFANELRASTKAPKNPAVWLEGSNGSGHNGSSADTSTVSDAYSRMLTIFIPLLVDESSFFAHFMCFEVPALVPAGSPNVNKSKSGGNDADDDLGLMDPDGNDLKPDSTSAELGTLNEALQELLDGIQEDFYAVVDWAYKIDPLRCISMHGITERYLSGQKADAAGFVRKLLDDLESRISVQFSRFIDEACHQIERNERNVRQTGILAYIPRFAVLASRMEQYIQGQSRDLIDKAYTKLVSTMFATLEKIAQSDPKTADIVLIENYAAFQNSLYDLANVVPTLAKFYHQASESYELACTRHISSLIYLQFERLFQFNRKVEELTYTIAAEEIPFQLGLSKTDLRRVLKSSLSGIDKSIGAMYRRLQKTLTSDELFPSLWDKCKKEFLDKYESFVQMVSRIYGNEPIMSVAEMKEILASF